From Deltaproteobacteria bacterium, one genomic window encodes:
- a CDS encoding restriction endonuclease: MDEKTKTTANSLSAVPMKENFENLHYSDTRCAGWSDPWVAKIGHLGLGTSCEIRDMEKERRDNKVAAQFKKWDEQWVKIGHKNKSQANKVANLNIAEERTRDAQEKLKQIDNLLICAIENDNGSIWDSLKDTKEFEVPNPKYSLNRRLSRMAPPAPPAFRELPQKPEKGVYKPTQPEEIRNWRGVLIPSQIIIQDESYFIQDKARYQEAITAWYQEAITAWQKSVDETNSFNSNLKEQYEKKLKECEEENQTVNERINERIDALEKDWEREKEAYNNNQKEFNDKIEKLKESYFHKNTDAIIQYCEMILNSSKYPDTFLNNFELEYNPENKILIIEYELPSLERFPKEKEVKYIASNNELKEYHISESQFNKMFDDATYKITLRSLHEIFEADAVEAIDAISFNGWVKSINKASGNEETNCILTIQVKKNEFLKINLSNVDPKACFKYLKGVASSKLSSLTPVQPILQMSRVDKRFVDGYNVTNGIDNTTNLAAMDWEDFEHLIRELFEQEFQVNGGEVKVTQASRDGGVDAIAFDPDPIRGGKIVIQAKRYTNTVSVSAVRDLYGTVLNEGATKGILVSTADYGPDAYEFAKGKPITLLSGSNLLHLLEKHGHHAKIDLRDAKRILAEKDKLTSSSSRQRG, translated from the coding sequence ATGGATGAAAAAACTAAGACAACAGCGAATAGTTTATCTGCTGTGCCAATGAAAGAGAATTTTGAAAACCTTCACTACAGTGATACCAGATGTGCTGGGTGGAGCGATCCTTGGGTAGCTAAAATAGGCCATCTCGGCCTTGGGACTTCCTGTGAGATAAGGGACATGGAGAAGGAACGGCGTGACAATAAAGTTGCTGCCCAATTCAAAAAGTGGGATGAGCAGTGGGTTAAAATTGGTCACAAGAATAAATCGCAAGCTAACAAGGTAGCGAATTTAAACATTGCAGAAGAACGAACACGAGATGCGCAAGAAAAACTAAAACAAATTGATAACTTGCTAATTTGCGCGATTGAGAATGATAACGGGTCAATCTGGGATTCACTTAAAGACACGAAAGAATTTGAAGTTCCGAATCCAAAATATTCTTTGAATAGAAGACTTAGCAGAATGGCACCACCAGCACCACCAGCTTTTAGAGAGCTACCCCAAAAGCCGGAAAAAGGAGTTTACAAACCAACACAGCCTGAAGAAATTCGAAACTGGAGAGGTGTGCTGATTCCAAGCCAGATTATTATACAAGATGAATCTTATTTTATACAAGATAAAGCACGTTATCAAGAAGCAATAACCGCTTGGTATCAAGAAGCAATAACCGCTTGGCAAAAATCAGTTGATGAAACAAATTCTTTTAACTCTAATCTTAAAGAGCAATACGAAAAAAAACTAAAAGAGTGTGAAGAAGAAAACCAGACAGTTAATGAACGTATTAATGAACGCATTGACGCGCTCGAAAAAGATTGGGAAAGGGAGAAGGAAGCATACAACAACAATCAAAAGGAGTTTAACGACAAAATTGAGAAACTCAAAGAAAGTTACTTTCACAAAAACACAGATGCAATAATTCAATATTGCGAAATGATACTAAATAGCTCTAAATATCCAGATACATTCCTAAATAATTTTGAATTAGAGTACAATCCAGAGAATAAGATATTAATTATTGAATATGAATTGCCCTCGTTAGAACGTTTTCCTAAAGAAAAAGAAGTAAAATACATTGCATCAAACAATGAGTTAAAGGAATATCATATTTCTGAGTCCCAATTTAATAAAATGTTTGATGACGCCACATATAAAATCACACTCCGATCATTACACGAAATATTTGAAGCTGATGCAGTTGAGGCTATTGATGCAATTTCATTCAACGGATGGGTTAAGTCCATTAATAAAGCGAGTGGGAATGAAGAGACTAACTGTATTCTGACCATACAGGTAAAGAAGAACGAGTTTTTAAAAATTAATTTATCCAATGTTGATCCTAAAGCTTGTTTCAAATATCTAAAGGGTGTTGCCAGTAGCAAACTAAGCAGCTTGACTCCAGTTCAACCGATTTTACAGATGAGCAGGGTGGATAAACGATTTGTGGATGGATATAATGTTACGAATGGGATTGATAATACTACAAATCTCGCCGCCATGGATTGGGAGGATTTTGAACATTTGATCCGAGAATTGTTTGAACAGGAATTTCAAGTAAATGGCGGTGAAGTAAAAGTAACTCAAGCAAGTAGAGATGGCGGGGTTGATGCTATTGCATTTGATCCAGACCCTATTCGTGGTGGTAAAATAGTCATTCAAGCCAAGCGATATACCAATACAGTGAGTGTTTCGGCTGTTCGTGATTTATATGGCACAGTATTAAATGAAGGAGCAACAAAAGGCATACTGGTATCAACAGCAGATTATGGCCCCGATGCTTATGAGTTTGCAAAGGGCAAGCCGATTACATTATTAAGCGGTTCAAATTTATTGCATCTATTAGAAAAGCATGGTCACCATGCAAAGATTGATTTAAGAGATGCTAAGAGAATTTTAGCGGAAAAAGATAAACTAACCTCATCGTCAAGCAGGCAGAGGGGATGA